TCCTTAAAGAGCTTATAAACACCTATGAGCGTATGATTGAGATTGATCTACAATCCTTCCAAGAACTTCAGGAACCATTAGATTATACCAATGCAGATATTTACTTTGAACGGTTTGAAAGTTGGATTCGTAAGATGCAACAGCTTATTATGGAAGAATTTGATGATTTTAAGAATAAAGAAAAAATAAATCAAGCTATTATATATATCCGTGAAAACTTTAATAAAGACCTAAATATGGCGGTAGTAAGTAATAGTATTTCAATGAATTATTCTTTGTTCTCCTTAAATTTTAAGCAATATACCGGAATGAATTTCGTAAATTATTTGAAGAAAATTAGAATTGAAGAGGCAAAGAGGCTTTTGGAAGAAACAGATGAAAAAATAATTGATATCAGTCAGATGGTAGGTTATGTTAATGATAAACATTTCATGAAAATATTCAAGAGTATCTGTGGTGTTTCTCCAAGCGAATATAGAAGAAATTGCATGTATCAGAAAAAAGAGAAGAATAAAAACTAAAAATTTTGCTTTGAGAAAAGACAAGTATAGGCAGGAATGAATAGATGATTTATCAAATATATTAGTATAAATACTTGTTGGAGTTTGATATAGGTTGATTAATTATAAGAAAATCGTAGCAACCGGTATTTTTTTTATTCTAATGTATTTTTTAGGTGGGGGACTTGCAATCTTGGTAAATGCTATTGAAAGAGACGAATTGAAAGAAGCAAAAGAAGAAAACTGGGGTTTGGGTTTTTATGAAAAAGGGCAGCAGCCGACTGCTAATGCCACACAGGATGAGTTAAAAAAATATGATGCATATTACATAGGGGATAGTAAGGAAAAGATAATTTATCTAACCTTTGATGCGGGATATGAAAATGGAAATACTCCTCCAATACTTGATGCCTTAAAAAAGCATAATGTTCCTGCAACCTTTTTCCTTGTAGGTAACTATATAACATCAAACAAGGATTTGGTCAAACGTATGGTGGATGAAGGACATTGTGTGGCAAATCATACATATTCACATCCCAATATGGCCAGTATCTCATCTATGGATGCTTTTCGTAAAGAATTAGAAGATTTAGAAGCAGCATTTGAAGAAGCAACCGGTCAGAAGATGCCCAAATATTACAGGCCTCCCCAGGGGAAGTTTAGTAAGAAAAATATGGAGATGGCAAAGGAGTTAGGATATAAGACTTTCTTTTGGAGTCTTGCCTATGTTGATTGGTTAAATGATAAACAGCCTACCAAGGAGCAGGCATTTGATAAGTTACTAGGAAGAATTCATCCCGGTGCAGTAGTCCTTCTTCATAGTACCTCTAAGACCAATGCTGAGATTTTAGATGAGTTACTTACAAAGTGGAAGGAAATGGGGTATAGATTTGGGTCATTGGATGAACTGATTGAGTGTTATGAAAATGATTAAATGATTTTAATATAAGTCTATTTATAGTGGAATTGTTATCTTATATATGAGGTAACAGTTCCATTTTGTATTTTAAGTAACTTATAAAATAACGACCTTCGAATATGATGCTGTTGGAAATGTAATCAAACAGGTAAATTCTATTGTTGGTACTACACTGTATACTTATGATGCTGCCGGCAATGTACTTACAAAAACAGATCCCGATGGAAATGTAACAAAATATGAGTACGATAAGCTATCCAGACTAATAAAAGAAATAAATCCATGGGGAGGCGTGACAACTAATGAGATGGATCTTCTGAAGGAGCTGACAAATGCAAGAGGGCAGAAGACCTTCTATGAATATGACAAGGCAGGAAGAATAATAAGCTATACAGATACCGAAGGTACTGTAAGTTACACCTATGATAACAATGGCAATGTTTGAAAATGGAAGCATTGTTCAGGAAGGCTCTCATGAGGAGCTGATAGTTCATACGGACAGACAATATTATGAACTTTATATGGCACAGGCACATCACTACATAGAGAAATAAATCCAAATGTCTATTCATGGAGCTATAAACAATTATCATCTATTTATCAAAAGGGCTGTTCTTGATATTTTTTTGGTGAGCAGCCTATTTGCTTTTTAAAAGTTCTGGCAAAGTTTGAATAATCATTAAAGCCTGACAACCTACAGGTTTCATTTAATGAATAGCCCTCGGTCAAATATTTTTTAGCCAGTATAATACGTTTATATATAATATACTGCTGCAAGGGTATACCGGTTACTTTCTTAAAGCAACGGCTGATGTAGGTGGGATTATGGTGGATGTGGTCGGCAATATCAGCCATGGTTATAGGTTCTGTTAAATGTTCATCTATAAACTGCATTGTTTTGCTTACAATCGGAGGCATAATATTAGTATGTTTTGCCTGAGTCTTTTCAAGAAATATATTGTTAACAAAAACAAGAATTTGGCTAAGGTAGGATTTGGCTAAAATATCATGTCCGTATTCCTCTGAATCTAAAAGATTTTCCACTTTATGAACCAAAAATAGAAATTCATTTATCTGATGCTCCTTAAGGTAAGTAAGATTGTTTTCGCCAAATGGCCTGTCCATAAAGCATTTGGCAAGATCGGTCTGTTTTGTTGAGAATGTATTAAACAAAGGAGATCTAATTGAAATAGAAACTCTTTCGTATATGTTATGGTTAAAACACTCCACTCTGTGCAATTCGCTGGGGCGTATATTAAAGAGGCAGCCACGCTTCATTTGATAGCAATTTTGCTCTATATAATAATTAGCCTCCCCTTTTAGAAAAAGATATATTTCAAATCCATCGTGGTGGTGATATGGACTTGTAAAATGTCCCCCATTTTTATGTTCACATATTAAGTCTTTACTAAGGGGATGGTAGAATTTTTCTCGATCCATTTTATCCTCCTTAAAAAGTTGTATTACGCATAAAACAGGTAGTTATATGCCTAGCAATAGTCATAAATTGATTTTATACTAATATGTAAAAATAAGCAATATGTATATTAAGACTTACTGATTTTTATAAGCAAGGAGTGTTAGGGTATGAATAAAGCCGATGGAATGAATTATGCACCAAAAGGAAAACCAAAGCCGGTAGTAAAAGAAGGAGAATTTTGCATTGCTGCAATTGCCCTAGACCATGGTCATATTTATGGAATGTGTAATGGGCTTACTGAGGCAGGTGCAAAGCTGAAGTGGGTATATGATCCCGATGAAGAAAAGGTAAAAAAGTTTGTCGAAGCTTTTCCGGGAACCATGGTTGCATCAAGCATGGAAGAAATTTTAACTGATCCTGAAGTTAAGCTTGTTTGCTCAGCGGCAATAACAAGTAAAAGATGTGAATTAGGTCTAAAAGTTATGGCTGCAGGAAAGGATTATTTTACAGATAAGGCACCTTTGACTACTCTGGCACAGTTAGAGGCGGCCAAGGACATGGTCAAAAAGACCGGTAAAAAATACATGGTTTATTATAGTGAACGTATCCATGTGGAAGCAGCCGTTTTTGCTGGGCAGCTAATAGAGGAAGGTGCCATCGGCAAAGTTATACAAGTCCTTGGAATGGGACCCCACAGATTAAATGCCCCGGCCCGTCCTGATTGGTTCTTTATTAAGGAATATTACGGAGGCATCCTATGTGATATAGGCAGTCATCAGATTGAACAGTTCCTATATTATACAGGGGCTAAGGATGCAACAGTTGTTAAAAGCCAGATTGCCAATTATAATCATCCACAATATCCTGAACTTGATGATTTTGGCGATGCTATGTTAGTCGGAGACAATGGTGCTACTCAATACTTTAGGGTAGATTGGTTTACACCGGATGGTCTTAGTACCTGGGGTGACGGCCGTACATTCATACTGGGAACTGAAGGCTATATTGAACTTCGTAAGTATGTCAATGTTGGCATGAACGATGGTTCTTCTAAC
This genomic interval from Herbinix luporum contains the following:
- a CDS encoding AraC family transcriptional regulator, whose translation is MDREKFYHPLSKDLICEHKNGGHFTSPYHHHDGFEIYLFLKGEANYYIEQNCYQMKRGCLFNIRPSELHRVECFNHNIYERVSISIRSPLFNTFSTKQTDLAKCFMDRPFGENNLTYLKEHQINEFLFLVHKVENLLDSEEYGHDILAKSYLSQILVFVNNIFLEKTQAKHTNIMPPIVSKTMQFIDEHLTEPITMADIADHIHHNPTYISRCFKKVTGIPLQQYIIYKRIILAKKYLTEGYSLNETCRLSGFNDYSNFARTFKKQIGCSPKKYQEQPF
- a CDS encoding RHS repeat domain-containing protein; the protein is MTTNEMDLLKELTNARGQKTFYEYDKAGRIISYTDTEGTVSYTYDNNGNV
- the pdaA gene encoding delta-lactam-biosynthetic de-N-acetylase, with product MYFLGGGLAILVNAIERDELKEAKEENWGLGFYEKGQQPTANATQDELKKYDAYYIGDSKEKIIYLTFDAGYENGNTPPILDALKKHNVPATFFLVGNYITSNKDLVKRMVDEGHCVANHTYSHPNMASISSMDAFRKELEDLEAAFEEATGQKMPKYYRPPQGKFSKKNMEMAKELGYKTFFWSLAYVDWLNDKQPTKEQAFDKLLGRIHPGAVVLLHSTSKTNAEILDELLTKWKEMGYRFGSLDELIECYEND
- a CDS encoding Gfo/Idh/MocA family protein; the encoded protein is MNKADGMNYAPKGKPKPVVKEGEFCIAAIALDHGHIYGMCNGLTEAGAKLKWVYDPDEEKVKKFVEAFPGTMVASSMEEILTDPEVKLVCSAAITSKRCELGLKVMAAGKDYFTDKAPLTTLAQLEAAKDMVKKTGKKYMVYYSERIHVEAAVFAGQLIEEGAIGKVIQVLGMGPHRLNAPARPDWFFIKEYYGGILCDIGSHQIEQFLYYTGAKDATVVKSQIANYNHPQYPELDDFGDAMLVGDNGATQYFRVDWFTPDGLSTWGDGRTFILGTEGYIELRKYVNVGMNDGSSNHVFLVNGQGEKHFEVTGKVGYPFFGQLILDCINRTENAMTQEHAFKAAELSVKAQMQANKIV